A stretch of DNA from Candidatus Methanomethylicota archaeon:
CCTTTTATAATTTCAAAAGTTTTCTTAAAAGCTTCTTTAAGTGAATAACCATTTTTCATAAATTCTTCAATAAAATGAGCTATTATTTCACTATCAGTATTTGAATTAAATTTATGACCTTTTTCAATAAGTTCTTCTCTTAATTTTAAAAAATTTTCTAAAACTCCATTATGAACAATAGCTATTTTTCCAAAACAATCTAAATGAGGATGGGCATTTTCCTTTGAAGGAGCACCATGTGTAGCCCATCTTGTATGACCTATTCCAATTGATCCGTTTGATTTTAAATCAAGATTTTTTATAAAATCTTCTATTTTTCCTTTATCTTTTCTAATTATTAAATTTTCATTATCAATTAAAGCTATTCCAACAGAATCATAACCTCTATATTCTAATCTTTTAAGACCATCAAGTAAAATTTTCAATGCATTTTCACAAATACATCCAAATATTCCACACAATTATGACACCATTTTTTCTAATTTCTTTAATACTTCTTCTTTAAGAATTTCATATACAATTTTTCCATCAATTTTTCCTCTATATAATTTCATTAAATCACCCATTAGTTTTTTTACTACATATTCTCCTTCTTTCTTTATTAATTCTATATTTTCTTCAATAATTTTTTTCGCAGAATTTCTTACTTCATTAATATCAACACGAATTAATGAAAGTGCTTTTATAGCATCTTCTAAACTTTTATCCTTATTTTTTGAAAGCCATCTAAGTATATCAGGAAGAGCTTCTTTTGCAAATTCTCCTTTATTTATTCTTAAGAAAAGTTCAAGAATTAAATTTTTATCAAAAGAATCTACATCAACTCCTTCTCTCTTAAGCATTTTAAAAGTATATTCAAAAGTAGAAGCAACAAAAGAAGCATCTATTTTATAATTTTTAACTAATTCTTCAAATATATATGAATAAGGAGATTCTACAATTAATGACGCTAAATCATAACTTAATCCATATTCTTTAATAAAACGTTTTATTTTAGATTCTAAAAGTTCTGGCAATTCTATTTTTTCTAAAATCTCTTTAGTTATAACCATTGCTGGTATATCAGTTTCAGGATACATTCTAGCAGCTCCAGGCATTGGTCTCATAAAATGTGTAGTACCATCAGGATTTGCAGCTCTAACTTCAGCAGGTACTCCTAATAAAGCTTGTTTTGCTCTTTTAATAACTGCAATTAAAGCTTTTTTACATAATTGAGGCTCGCCTACTGTAATTACTATACAATCTTCATTTTTAACTTTAAGCTTATTTCTTAAAGCTTTAACTTCATATTCAGAAATTCCATAAGCTGGAAGTTCATCAGTATGAAATATTCCTCCAATTCCACTATAAACCTTAGCATAATCTGCAAGTTCTGTACCAAATCTCCTACCTGGTTGAATTTCTCTTCCAAGAATACCTGAAAAACCATTAAGGATAATAGCAAAAACTCTTCCATTTGATTGTAATTCTTTTCTTATTATTTTACTTGATGTAGAAGAAAATACTTCTGTAACATCAAATATTTCTTCATTAACAAAAGCATTTCTTTTTCTTAACTCTTCAGCTATTTCTATTAAATTCTTTTGTCTTAATACTTCATAATCTATGACAGTTGAAATTAATCCAAGTTCTTGAACTCCTTTAATTTCAACTCTTGCTCCACCTTCTATTGAAATATTTAGATCTTGTCTTATTGTTCCCAATCCTCTTTTTACCATGCCAGTAGCTTTTAATATCCTACCTATTTTTAATGCTACACGACGAGCTTGATTACTATTATGAATATCAGGACCTGTAGAAATTTCTATAAGTGGAATACCTAATCTATCAAGTCTATAAACTATATAATCAGGACCTTCTGAAATTTTTCTAGCAGAATCTTCTTCTAAACAAAGGGATTTTATTGATACTCTTCCATCTTCATCTTCTATCCAACCATCAAATGCTATTTTTGCAGTTCTTTGAAATCCTGTAGTATTTGATCCATCTATAACAATTTTTCTCATTACATGAATCTCATCCACTGGAGTCATGTTTAACATTTTAGCAACAGTAAGAGCAATCATAACAGCATCTTTATTTATTTCATGAGGTGGTTCTTCATCAAGTTCTACAAGACAAGTTGAATCTACATAACCTTGATATTGAAAAATTTTCTGTTTTTCTGATTCAAAAAGAGCAGCTTGATCTACTTCTCCTAATTCACTAGCAACAGGTCTAAGTTTTCTTATTATTACAAAATGAGGTTCATCTTCTCTTAATATTGTTGGACAATTACAAAAGAGTTTATTCTTAGTATCAAGTTGTTGATGAATTTCTATTCCTACTTTCATAATAATTTACCTCTATATTCACTTCTTTCAGAAATTTCTCCTGCAATATTAGAAAGCATGAGTTCTTTTATTTCATTAAAATCATTTGTTTGTGCTAAAACCCACATAAGTTTTACAAGAGCTGTCTCTGGTAACATATCCTCTCCAGGTATTACACCCATAGATAGCAATATCCTTCCAGTACTATATACATTCATATTTACTCTACCAAATAAACATTGAGATGTCATAACTATTACAATTCCATTATCTATAGCTCTCTTTATTTTAGAAAATACATATTCTGGAGCATGACCTAAACCTGTTCCTTCTAATACAATTCCACGATATTTTTTTTCTATTAAGAAATCAAAAATTTCTGAAGGCATTCCTGGAAAGCATTTTATAAGTGCAACTTTATTTTCAAATTCAGCTTTTAATTCTAAATTACCACCTCTATTTTTATAAGGTTTATATACTTCAATATTTCCATTTCTTATTTTTGCTAATGGTATTGAATTTATACTTTGAAAAGCATCTCTCCTACTTGTATGCATTTTTCTAACTTTTGTTCCTCTATGTACAATAAGCTCATCATCAGATATATTAGAATGCATTAATACACCTACTTCAGCAAATGGAGCTTTTGCAGCTACTAAAACTGCAGTTTTAAGATTTAAATAAGCATCAGAAGATGGTCTATCTGAAGATCTTTGCGATCCTACTAATATAACTGGAATAGGAAGATTTCTAAGTGAAAAAGAAAGAGCTGCTGCAGTATATCCCATAGTATCAGTTCCATGAGTTAAAACTATACCATCCATATCTTTATCTATATATTTTTTAATTGTTTTTGCCATTTCAGTCCAATAATTAGGTAATATATTTTCACTTAAAATACTAAATAAAATCTCAGTATTTATATTAGCTATATCTCCAAGTTCAGGAATAGATTGATATAAATCTTGAGCTGTAAGTGCTGGACTTACTGCACCTGTTCTATAATCTACTCGACTAGCTATTGTACCTCCTGTACTTATTATAGCTATATTTGGAAGATTTGGCATGAATTTTGTCATTATTTGAATAGATTTTGAAGGAATTTCTTGAGGTATTTTTTCTATAAAATTAATTGAATCTATTGAAAGTCCAATATTATATCCATCTTCAAGTTTTATTACAATATGTTTATCATCACCTATTTCAGATCTAGGCATTAAAATTCCAGAAAAACTAGCTTTATCAGTCTTAATAATAATTTTATCTCCAATATTTATACCATATTTATTTAAAAGTTCTAAGGATTTTCCTTTATAACCAAATGACAATTTTTGCACCTATTAGGTATGAAGTTTTGCAAAGCTAAATTACTTACGGAGGAAGAAAATATATTTAAGATATTATATCTAATAGAGTTCAATGGAGGATTAAACAATGCCAAAGAAGAGGAAAAGTAGAGGAAGAAGTAAAGGAGATAAAGGAAAATCTTCAAGAGTTCAATGTGATGGATGTGGAGCTTGGGTTCCTAGAGATAAAGTAATAAAAGTAACAAAACCAGTATCAATTGTAGATCCTCAATTAGAAAAAGAACTTACTAAAAAAGGAGCATTAATATTCAAGAGAGTTGTAACTAAGTATTATTGTGTATCATGTGCAATATTCCAAAGAGTTGTAAAAGTAAGATCTGAAGATGAAAGAAAAATAAGTAAGCCATTAACATGAAAAGAATATTTATACTAAAATCTTCTGAAGGCAGGACTGCTCCAGATTTTTCTTTAAAATCTTTATCAGCTTGGAGAATGGATTTATTAGCAAGATGTATTATTGCTAGTTTTACAATACCATTAGGTCCTAGAAGAGAAGTAGTACTTCATATAGTTTTAGAAGGACCTCCAAACCCACCAATTACAATAAGTATAAAAGGTGAAGAATTAGAAAAAATGCCAATAAATGAAATTAAAGCTGCTGAGATTTTGTATAATGCACTTTTAGGAAAGCCAGATAGAGGAGTTTATATTGAAAAGAAGAGTTTTGAAAAAGTAATATTAGAAAATTCTAATAATGAAATTTTCTATCTTCATGAATTAGGAGAAAGTATTGAAAAAATGAAAATAATAAAAACTCCAGTTTTTGTACTTGGTGATCATAAAGGTATAGATGAAGAAGGTGAGAGAATTCTTGAAAAAATAGGAGCAAAGAAAATTAGTTTAGGTAAAATTCCATATCTTGCAAGTCATTGTATAATAATTGTAAATAATGAATTAGATAATAGGTGGGAAAATGGCTCTTAGAAGACTTGAAAATAAAATTACAAAAGAGAATCTTTGGATTTATATATTGAATTTATTAAAAGATGGACCACTTTATGGTTATGAAGTAAGAGAAAAAATAAAGAAAAAATTTGGCTTTGAACCTGCTACCATAACTGTATATATGGTTTTATATAAAATGGAAAAAGAAGGATTAGTAATTAGAGAAAAATCTAATAAAAATCAAAGAAAGTATTATTTAATAACTGAAAAAGGATTGAAGGTTTTAGAAGAAGGAATTAATTTTTTAAGAAGAACTATTAATCTTCTTAAGGATTGATTTTATATAGATAAGGCGATGTATAGCAGTTATATTAGAAAGAATTGCTAATAAAATTATTCCTAACCATGTATAATTAATTATAGAAAAAATTGCTAATAATAAAATTCTTTCAGCCCTTTCCATTAGTCCTATTGAAGATAATTTTACTCCTTCTAATTCTCCTCTAGATCTAGCATAACTTACCATAAATGAACCTATCATAGCTGCTAATCCCCATTTTAAATCACATAAATTACCAATTATAATTCCAGCTATTATAATCATATCTGAATATCTATCAAGAAAAGAATCTAAAACACCTCCCCATTTTGTAACTCTATTGGATAATCTTGCTATAGCTCCATCTAAAATATCAAAAAATCCAGCTAGTAATAATAATATACTTCCTAATATTAAATTATTTAAATAAAACATATATGCTGAAAAAATGGAAATTAAAAAACCAATAAAAGTTACTTGATTTGGAGAAATTCTTAATTTTATAAAAATAAATGCAATTGGATTTATTACTGAAGATATTTTCTTTTTTAATTTATTTAGCATTTAAATTCCCTAAGAATTGATTTCTAAGTGCAATATTTAAAAATAATAGTGTATAAATCTTATTTTAATGTTAGTTACAATTAAATTAATAATAATTGGCATAGTACTATTAATAGCATCTATTCAAGATTTGAAAAGTAGAGAAGTTGATGATAAAATTTGGATTATTACAATTCCTATAGGATTATTATTAACTATTATAGAAGCTTTAACTACACTAGTATATCCATATATTTTAGCTATATTCAGTATTATATTTTCTATAATAATGGCTTTAGGATTTGCTTATCTTGGACTTTATGGTGGAGCAGATGCAAAAGCTTTAATTACAATTGCTTTAACTTTGCCATTACCACCAGATAGAAGTCCACTTATTTTTCCTATGACTATACTTGGGAATGCTTTATTTATTTTAATAATTATTTTACCTTTTATAATGACTTCATGTTTAATATGGAATCTCATTATTAAAACTAAAGGCATAGAACTTTTTTCTAATTTAAAAATTAATAATTGGAAAAAATTAATAGTAATGTTATTTGGAGTAAAAGTTAAAGCAAAAATTGCTTATTCAATTCATTTTAATTTAATGGAGAGAATTGGAAAAAATGGTTCTAGAGAAATAAAAATATTGAGAAAAGTTGAAGAAAATATTGAAAAAATAGAAGGAGAATATCTTTGGGCAACTCCAGCATTGCCATTTATAGTATTTATTTTTGCTGGTTATTTAATTTATTTCATATATGGTGATTTATTATTTACTAAATTTCTTCATTTTTTCTTAAAGCTTTAAGTGAATCTCTCAGTTTTTTAACATATTCACTTAATTCCATAAATTGTTTATTTAAATCAGAAGGTTTAATTTCTTCAACTTTAAGTAAACTCTCTACTTCACTTAATTGTTCTGACTCTCCTTTTTCAATCTCTATTGATTTACTTAATTGTTTTTTATCTGATTGATCAACTTTAATTTCTACATTATTATTTTTAATCTCCATTACATCCTTAGTTAAAGAGGTTAATTCTTCTTTTTTATTCACCTCTTCTTGATTTTTTGAAGCTCCTTTAAGTAAAGTTTCCACATCTTCTACTTTACTTAATTCAGGGGTTGTTTGTTTTTCAACAACTTGATTTATAGAATCTACTTGATTATAATTTATTTTCATAGATTTATTATCACTTTTTTGATTTTCTTCTAATTTTTCATTTTCTAATTTTTCATTTAAAGATTCTTTTTTTAAAACTTCTTTTGAATTAGATTCTTTTGTAATTTCTCTTAATTTCTTAAAATCAATTTTAATAATTTGATAGAATATTATTATTAATACTCCACTAGCTAAAAATAGAGTAAATATTATTATGAAATTCATTAAAAACATTATATCCATCATAAATCACCTCATATTAAAGGATTAATATTTGAAAATCCTGCATTTGAAAGAAAAGATGTTAATATTGTTAGAGATAAGAAATAGCATAGCCAACCAAGTACACAGAAGAGTCCTAAGTAAAAGCTAAAATTAAATTCTTGTTCTCCAGATACTTCATGAATCATAAATGCATTTACAATAGATAGAACAAAAATTATAATATAAGAGTATACATCAATGCCATGAGTTATTTCTATGTTAAATATTCTATAAGGCATATTTATAAAGAAGTTCATGAATGTACTAATTAAGCCAATTACCATTCCAATTATTATACATAATATAGGATGCATTGGAACTACAATACCTTTCATGAAAGCAGTGGTTTCATCAACTCTTTTTCTAAGATTTAATGCAAATATTGAGCTATTAGATATTAATGGTCCATATAATTTTGCAGGAGAACCATAAGCATTAGCTTCAGCAAAAGCATCTATGTGCATTCTTATAAGTTCACTAGAAGTCTCTTTTTTAAGATAATTCCAACATATTTCTTTACTTATTCCAAGTTCAAATCTAGCAGCCATTCTTTTTATATATTGAGATAATCTTCCAAAGTTTAATCTACTAATATCTTTTATTGAAAATAAAAGAGAAGAACCTATGGTGGATAAAGATGTTGATATCATAGTCATCATTTCAGGAAAACGTTCATCAATTTCTTCTATTTTTTTAATTTCAATTCTTCCTATATAGCCTATGATAAGAGTTGGAAAGCCTAAAACTATTTGTATAACTATTCCTAAATTTACTGGAATTAATCTAAGTAGCATAATTATTAAAATAACTCCAGAAGCTATAATAGTCGCTCTTGTTATTAATTTATCTAATTTTATTAAAGTAGAAAGCTCTTCTTTTCTTTCATTTTTAGATATTATATTTACAATAGGAGATTTAGTATAGAAAATTAAGGAGAAACTAGAAAATATTCCTATAATTGATAAAATAGTAAGCTCAATCATAGAACTCCCTCCCCAAATTATTCCAGTAAAAATTATAACAACTAATATAAGTACAGAAGAAGACAATATTGCTCCATAAGCTTCAATAAATCTCCTAAGCCTTACATTTGATCTTTCTAATTCACTATTGTATATTATCATGAATGTATTATATTCTTTATTCATAAATGCAACAATATCCTCTCCAAGTTTAGCTACTTGTGCAAAACGTTGAAGAAATCCTTTAAAATAAGGTAAGTGAACTTTCTTCATAGTTATTTCTATAGCTCTATGTAAATCTATTCCCATTTCAGTTAATACATTAATTTTTTTCATAATATTAGTAATAATTTTGAATCTACTCCTAGATCCTATTCTTATAAGTTCAAGAGGAGAAATTTCAGCATAAGCTGAAGCAAGTAAGTGCATTAAAAAGAAGGGTAAGTAATTCCATACTTGTTTATTACTTCTAATAAATATGAGAGAATATAATTTTTCTTTAAACGATAATTTTTCTTTTCTAGGTTTTTCTTCTAAAACTGTTATCATTTTATATCCCCCCTTAATATTTTATCTATAATAGTTGTAGTTGCAAGATTGAATTCCATATCAGCAATGTATGGATTATCATAAACTTTTGATATAGCAGAATATACTTCATAATAATCAGTAACATCCATTTCTACAAGTTTATTAAGTATGTATGACCTTATTTCTAATTCATTGTAAATCTTTCTTGCATCTCTTGCAGATAATCCTCTCATAGGAGCAATTTTATATTCTAATAAATAACTACTACCTACTCCTCTAAAACTATGCTTATCAGTTACAGGATCCCAAGAGAATACTTCAATAAAATTATATGTTTTTTCTACAGGATCAATTCCAATAATTTCACAAATTGATGTAACTCTTCTTTCAAATTTTCCTGTTTTTGGACTTTTTACACTACTTTGAAAAACAACAACATTTAAATTATCTATATATGCTGCTGGAATATTTATTGGATCTCCAGTAAGTCTTTGAATAAGTTTTTGCATAGTTGCAGCATGAAAAGTAGAGATTACTGGATGGCCAGTTTGAATTGCTTGAAAAGCTACATTTCCTTCTTTTCCTCTAATCTCTCCTACAATTATATAATTAGGTCTTTGTCTAAGAGCAGCTTTTAATAAATCAAAAAGTTCTATTGATGAAGATTCACTTTCTCCTCTTCTTGTTACTTCACTTACCCAATTTGGATGAGGAACATAAACCTCTGGCGTATCTTCAATTGTAACAATTTTTGCAGTAGGTCTTATGAATACTACAACAGCATTTAAAGTTGTAGTCTTTCCTGAAGCAGTTTCTCCACATATAAACATGGACATTCCATATTCAAGCATTAACCAAAGATATGCCGCCATTCTAGAATCTAGTGTACCAAATTTTATTAATTGAGTTATACTTAGTGGAGTTTTTGAGAACTTTCTTATAGTAAAATTAGTCCCTCTTCTACTTATATCATTTCCAAATACAACATTTAATCTAGAACCATCAGGAAGAGTAGCATCTACTATAGGACGTTTTGGACTTACTGGTCTTCCTGCTCTTTCACATATTTTTACTACAAAAGAATCTAATGCTTCTTGTGTTTGAAATTCTATAGAAGTCTTCATAGGACCAAATATTTTATGTTCTATAAATATTGGACCAACACCATCACATGAAATATCTTCTATATAAGGATCTTTAATTAAAGGTTCAATTAAACCTAATCCAACTTTTTCACTTATTATTTCATAATGTAAACGATTATAATCATCTTCAGGAAGTACAAGAGGAGAGAATTTAACTTTAATTTTTTTTGAAATTTCAATAGTTTCTCCTTGTTTTCTTACTACACTTCTAAATAATTCTTCTAAAAAGTTCTTTCTATCTTTAATTAATGAAAGCATATTTTCATCAACTATACTTGCAAAAATTTCTTCAACTTTATTTATTAAATGAACTTTATCTGGAGGAAGACGAGGTTCAATTGGTTTATAAAAACCATAAGAATCTCTCATTCCTTTATAAACATGAATAAATATGGAGTCTTGAAGAGGATAGATTATATTAAATTTTTTTAAAGTTCTTAAATCTCTTGAAAGAGCTGTTTTAAATTGTAATACAGTTCCATCAATATTTACTATACCACTATGAATATATTCATGAAGATGGGGGGCTTTTTGAACAAATTCTTCAAAAGCATTGCCTAGAATTGGAGTTAAAGAACACTTCTTAGATTCTTGTTCTTTTATTACTACATCTGTAATCTGTCCAATTTTTCCAAAATTGGTTTTTATTCCTATATTCATAATTTCTACCTCATGCTTTAACTTGTGAAAATGGTAGAACCTTAATTCCTATTCCTGATTCTACTGTAAAAACACATGTATTATTCTGAACTTTAGAAGATCCTCTAAGTTTTAAAAGTTCAAAAGATCTAGCTATTTCTCCACTAGGTAAAGTTTTTACTTTAAAAATAGCATGACCATCACATATTGATCTTATTCTAATTAATAAATTTGAATCAAAAGCATATGGATGAATTGTTATAAATATTACTTTATTTTTAGTATCTACATAATTCCTAAGTTCAGATAAAAAGCTTAAGAGATCTTTCTCTGAAGAATGAGTCACTATAAATGTTAATGAGTCAAATATAATTACATCACTTTCACCTTTTCTTTTTATAAAATTAAGCATTAATCTTAAATAATTAGAAGCTATTTGCTCATCCCAATTAATTCCTTTAACATGAAAAGCAGTAATTCTAAAACTATTTTTTATAAACCATGGTCTAATATTAAATGAAAGAGATTCAAATTGTTTAATTAAAGATGGTACAGTCATCTCTGTAGTTATATATCTAACTGAAAATCCTTTGATTAAAGCACTCCATGCAACTTCTTGAGCAAAAACACTTTTTCCAGTATCATTTTCACCTTCTAATAAATTCATAGAAGGTATTGGAAAACCACCTATAATACGATCTAATTCAGAATTCTCTAGATTTAATACTTGAGGTTTTTTCTTTACTTTTAAAGATTCCAAGAGCACATCCCTCCATCAGGCATAACCATTAAGAAAAATAATCTTGAATCATCTGATGGATATGGAAGAGAAATCATAAATTCTAAAGTTTCACCAGGGTCCCAAATTCCACTCCAATCATTAATATTAATTGGATTTATAATATCACCTTCTTTTTCATTAACAAAAACTCTTATTGGTGACCAAGAGTCTATTTTAATTGATATTAATTTTCCTTGAAATCTATAAGTTACGAATACATCAGAAAAGTTTAAATTTCTTATTGGAATTCCCTTTACCCCTTGCATAGTTATATTAATAAAAAGTAATGAATTATTGTAAAAATAACCAGATATTACATAAGGTGAAGATGTTTGTTGTATTGAAATTAATTCAATAGTTTCAAAATAAGATTGGAAATTTTTTATTATAATAAAATTTGAGAATAACATTAAAATTCCAATTGTAATTACTACAAATACTCCACCAAAACCTCCCAATTCAACCACCTATGGAAAATTCATATTCAAGAATTTCACTTAAAGGAGTAATTATTCTAACATACCAATCACCAGGTTCTATATAACTATCTAAAAATACTGTAATTTCCATAGTTTCATATGGATTTAAAATACTATTATTTATAAGAGAATAATTCCAAAATGGTTTAGAAGAGTCTCCAAAGGGTATGTATTTTATATCTCCTCTCTTACCTAAAAATATTGAAAATTTCTCAATAAATTTATAGTCTATTTCTTTTTTACCTATATTTTTAATCCATATTCTTAATTCATTTGATGAAATGTTAGTAACAAAAATAATTTTTAATTTAGTTAAAATAGATTCTTTAATATTATTGAGAAGTACTTTATTACCAATTTCCATATCATATAATGATTGAATCATAGTAGTAGCTACCATTGATGCTGCAATAATTATTGCAATAGTCATTATGGATTCAGTAATTACATTAGACATATTATACACCTGTTTTTAGTAATTTCAATGTCATTATGAAGTCTATATCAGGTGCACCTCTAACTAATTTATCAAAAAGGAACATTGCTACTACATAGTCCTTAATAGTTGGTTCTTTATATTCTGAAGAATTATTAGAATTAATCATAGATAATGCCCTAAGTAGAGAAATTTTCATATCATCAGATAGCCATCCTGTTTTATAGCATTCTTCAATAATTCTTTCTGCATTAGATTTACCAAACATTTGTATTAATGCACTAGCACAAGCAGTAATACCAATAATTGATTTTGTATTAGAAAGTGGTTTAATTTCATTTAATTGTTTTTCATTATTATTTTTTATTATTCCATAATCTTCATTTATAGTTTTTTCAACAACTTCTTTAAGCATTGATTTTAATAAATCAGGATTTACAATTTCATTTAATTTATTATCAAGAACTCTTTTAAGTTCATCAACATCAATTGGAATTTTTAATATGCCTTTTTCTTTCATCTCTTTTATCTTCTCTTCAATCATAATTTGAGCTTGTTCTTGAAGACATTTTAATACTATAGGTTCTACAATTTCATTTAATTTATTTTCAACAATGCTTTTAACAAGAGTTTCTAATCTTTTTTCTAAGAATTCTTTTAATTTTTTTTCCATTATATTTTCAGTCATTGTTAAAATTACTTCATCAATACCAAGATTTTTTAAATAATTCATTGGATTTTCTAATTCTGACAATACTGTTTTTATATCTGAAAGTATAGCTGAAGTACTTTTTGAAATTTCAGATATAATATTCTCTAATTTATTTATTCTATCTTCAAT
This window harbors:
- a CDS encoding type II/IV secretion system ATPase subunit, with amino-acid sequence MNIGIKTNFGKIGQITDVVIKEQESKKCSLTPILGNAFEEFVQKAPHLHEYIHSGIVNIDGTVLQFKTALSRDLRTLKKFNIIYPLQDSIFIHVYKGMRDSYGFYKPIEPRLPPDKVHLINKVEEIFASIVDENMLSLIKDRKNFLEELFRSVVRKQGETIEISKKIKVKFSPLVLPEDDYNRLHYEIISEKVGLGLIEPLIKDPYIEDISCDGVGPIFIEHKIFGPMKTSIEFQTQEALDSFVVKICERAGRPVSPKRPIVDATLPDGSRLNVVFGNDISRRGTNFTIRKFSKTPLSITQLIKFGTLDSRMAAYLWLMLEYGMSMFICGETASGKTTTLNAVVVFIRPTAKIVTIEDTPEVYVPHPNWVSEVTRRGESESSSIELFDLLKAALRQRPNYIIVGEIRGKEGNVAFQAIQTGHPVISTFHAATMQKLIQRLTGDPINIPAAYIDNLNVVVFQSSVKSPKTGKFERRVTSICEIIGIDPVEKTYNFIEVFSWDPVTDKHSFRGVGSSYLLEYKIAPMRGLSARDARKIYNELEIRSYILNKLVEMDVTDYYEVYSAISKVYDNPYIADMEFNLATTTIIDKILRGDIK
- a CDS encoding A24 family peptidase C-terminal domain-containing protein; amino-acid sequence: MLVTIKLIIIGIVLLIASIQDLKSREVDDKIWIITIPIGLLLTIIEALTTLVYPYILAIFSIIFSIIMALGFAYLGLYGGADAKALITIALTLPLPPDRSPLIFPMTILGNALFILIIILPFIMTSCLIWNLIIKTKGIELFSNLKINNWKKLIVMLFGVKVKAKIAYSIHFNLMERIGKNGSREIKILRKVEENIEKIEGEYLWATPALPFIVFIFAGYLIYFIYGDLLFTKFLHFFLKL
- the gatE gene encoding Glu-tRNA(Gln) amidotransferase subunit GatE, which gives rise to MKVGIEIHQQLDTKNKLFCNCPTILREDEPHFVIIRKLRPVASELGEVDQAALFESEKQKIFQYQGYVDSTCLVELDEEPPHEINKDAVMIALTVAKMLNMTPVDEIHVMRKIVIDGSNTTGFQRTAKIAFDGWIEDEDGRVSIKSLCLEEDSARKISEGPDYIVYRLDRLGIPLIEISTGPDIHNSNQARRVALKIGRILKATGMVKRGLGTIRQDLNISIEGGARVEIKGVQELGLISTVIDYEVLRQKNLIEIAEELRKRNAFVNEEIFDVTEVFSSTSSKIIRKELQSNGRVFAIILNGFSGILGREIQPGRRFGTELADYAKVYSGIGGIFHTDELPAYGISEYEVKALRNKLKVKNEDCIVITVGEPQLCKKALIAVIKRAKQALLGVPAEVRAANPDGTTHFMRPMPGAARMYPETDIPAMVITKEILEKIELPELLESKIKRFIKEYGLSYDLASLIVESPYSYIFEELVKNYKIDASFVASTFEYTFKMLKREGVDVDSFDKNLILELFLRINKGEFAKEALPDILRWLSKNKDKSLEDAIKALSLIRVDINEVRNSAKKIIEENIELIKKEGEYVVKKLMGDLMKLYRGKIDGKIVYEILKEEVLKKLEKMVS
- a CDS encoding helix-turn-helix transcriptional regulator — its product is MALRRLENKITKENLWIYILNLLKDGPLYGYEVREKIKKKFGFEPATITVYMVLYKMEKEGLVIREKSNKNQRKYYLITEKGLKVLEEGINFLRRTINLLKD
- a CDS encoding tRNA (pseudouridine(54)-N(1))-methyltransferase TrmY — its product is MKRIFILKSSEGRTAPDFSLKSLSAWRMDLLARCIIASFTIPLGPRREVVLHIVLEGPPNPPITISIKGEELEKMPINEIKAAEILYNALLGKPDRGVYIEKKSFEKVILENSNNEIFYLHELGESIEKMKIIKTPVFVLGDHKGIDEEGERILEKIGAKKISLGKIPYLASHCIIIVNNELDNRWENGS
- the pgsA gene encoding archaetidylinositol phosphate synthase, producing MLNKLKKKISSVINPIAFIFIKLRISPNQVTFIGFLISIFSAYMFYLNNLILGSILLLLAGFFDILDGAIARLSNRVTKWGGVLDSFLDRYSDMIIIAGIIIGNLCDLKWGLAAMIGSFMVSYARSRGELEGVKLSSIGLMERAERILLLAIFSIINYTWLGIILLAILSNITAIHRLIYIKSILKKINSSS
- a CDS encoding 30S ribosomal protein S26e; this translates as MPKKRKSRGRSKGDKGKSSRVQCDGCGAWVPRDKVIKVTKPVSIVDPQLEKELTKKGALIFKRVVTKYYCVSCAIFQRVVKVRSEDERKISKPLT
- the gatD gene encoding Glu-tRNA(Gln) amidotransferase subunit GatD; amino-acid sequence: MSFGYKGKSLELLNKYGINIGDKIIIKTDKASFSGILMPRSEIGDDKHIVIKLEDGYNIGLSIDSINFIEKIPQEIPSKSIQIMTKFMPNLPNIAIISTGGTIASRVDYRTGAVSPALTAQDLYQSIPELGDIANINTEILFSILSENILPNYWTEMAKTIKKYIDKDMDGIVLTHGTDTMGYTAAALSFSLRNLPIPVILVGSQRSSDRPSSDAYLNLKTAVLVAAKAPFAEVGVLMHSNISDDELIVHRGTKVRKMHTSRRDAFQSINSIPLAKIRNGNIEVYKPYKNRGGNLELKAEFENKVALIKCFPGMPSEIFDFLIEKKYRGIVLEGTGLGHAPEYVFSKIKRAIDNGIVIVMTSQCLFGRVNMNVYSTGRILLSMGVIPGEDMLPETALVKLMWVLAQTNDFNEIKELMLSNIAGEISERSEYRGKLL
- a CDS encoding ATPase domain-containing protein, yielding MESLKVKKKPQVLNLENSELDRIIGGFPIPSMNLLEGENDTGKSVFAQEVAWSALIKGFSVRYITTEMTVPSLIKQFESLSFNIRPWFIKNSFRITAFHVKGINWDEQIASNYLRLMLNFIKRKGESDVIIFDSLTFIVTHSSEKDLLSFLSELRNYVDTKNKVIFITIHPYAFDSNLLIRIRSICDGHAIFKVKTLPSGEIARSFELLKLRGSSKVQNNTCVFTVESGIGIKVLPFSQVKA